The proteins below are encoded in one region of uncultured Eubacteriales bacterium:
- a CDS encoding conserved hypothetical protein (Evidence 4 : Homologs of previously reported genes of unknown function), which translates to MLERHLIEHCSPTLASLKTASLFSIACADEEALRLGLEEWNAQFCGKGVELLALRRQEGKALVYVCRKSRLERDLGAPGVPAFLASYGYARTDAEYALGRLKARLAESSGFPHEIGLFLGYPLGDVIGFIENAGQNSKCCGCWKVYCNECEARRTFALFEKCRDVYLRLWSQGRSVMQLTVAA; encoded by the coding sequence ATGCTGGAACGACATCTGATTGAACACTGTTCTCCCACGCTGGCATCGCTGAAAACGGCAAGCCTGTTCAGCATTGCCTGCGCCGACGAGGAAGCGTTGCGGCTTGGCCTAGAGGAGTGGAACGCGCAGTTTTGCGGCAAGGGCGTGGAGCTGTTGGCGCTGCGCAGGCAGGAGGGTAAGGCCCTCGTCTACGTCTGCCGGAAGTCCAGGCTGGAGCGGGACTTGGGCGCCCCCGGCGTGCCCGCTTTTCTGGCTTCCTATGGCTATGCTCGTACCGACGCGGAGTACGCCCTTGGCCGCCTGAAAGCGCGGCTGGCGGAGTCCAGCGGCTTTCCCCATGAGATTGGGCTCTTTTTAGGTTACCCGCTGGGGGACGTGATCGGGTTCATAGAAAACGCGGGGCAGAACAGTAAATGCTGTGGGTGCTGGAAGGTGTACTGCAACGAGTGTGAGGCAAGACGCACCTTCGCGCTCTTTGAAAAATGCAGGGATGTGTACCTGCGCCTCTGGAGCCAGGGCAGGTCTGTTATGCAGCTAACGGTGGCTGCTTGA
- a CDS encoding conserved hypothetical protein (Evidence 4 : Homologs of previously reported genes of unknown function), with amino-acid sequence MTFAENILGIQHIAVPTMDVEKTVAFYGQLGFEEKLRTKGLRGPVVFMGQQNLMLEFYVPEACAGRAGAVDHFAIDVKDVEAAFTAAKEAGFQLLDQEIQSRPFWERGVRFFNIEGPNAEKIEFSQKL; translated from the coding sequence ATGACCTTTGCGGAGAATATTTTGGGCATCCAGCATATTGCCGTCCCCACAATGGACGTGGAGAAGACTGTGGCCTTTTACGGGCAGCTGGGCTTTGAGGAGAAGCTGCGGACCAAGGGCCTGCGCGGCCCGGTCGTGTTCATGGGCCAGCAGAACCTGATGCTGGAGTTCTACGTGCCGGAGGCCTGCGCGGGCCGCGCGGGCGCGGTCGACCACTTTGCCATCGATGTGAAGGATGTGGAAGCGGCCTTTACCGCGGCAAAGGAGGCGGGCTTTCAGCTCCTGGACCAGGAGATCCAGAGCCGTCCGTTCTGGGAGCGGGGCGTGCGGTTTTTCAATATCGAGGGGCCTAACGCGGAGAAAATCGAGTTTTCACAAAAGCTATAA
- a CDS encoding 2-dehydro-3-deoxyphosphogluconate aldolase/4-hydroxy-2-oxoglutarate aldolase, with product MSENIMKISEIGFVPLLVLDDAADAVPLAKALAEGGIPVAEVTFRTKAAAECIRRIAAEAPEVLVGAGTVHTVAQAEEAVAAGAQFIVTPGFSAEVVGWCVDHGVDVVPGTVSPSDIEQAMRFGLTLCKFFPAEAYGGVDVLKALAGPYREIKFLPTGGVSEKNMLDYLALSNVAAVGGSFFCPNDLVREKKWSEISALCQGLIQKMLGFELAHVGINTKDAEDAKQVASRLALLFGKSVKEFPGSYFAGEIAEVIKGEFLGTMGHIGVNTRDIDRAVAYFARVGVELDQDTAVINPAGKLGAIYLKEEIGGFAVHLRRA from the coding sequence ATGAGCGAGAATATTATGAAGATCAGTGAGATCGGCTTTGTACCGCTGCTGGTTTTGGACGACGCGGCAGACGCCGTGCCGCTGGCCAAAGCACTGGCAGAGGGCGGCATCCCCGTGGCGGAGGTGACCTTCCGTACCAAGGCGGCCGCCGAGTGTATCCGCAGGATCGCCGCGGAGGCGCCGGAGGTGCTGGTGGGCGCGGGCACCGTACATACGGTGGCTCAGGCTGAGGAGGCAGTGGCTGCGGGAGCGCAGTTTATCGTCACGCCCGGCTTTAGCGCCGAGGTCGTGGGGTGGTGTGTGGACCATGGCGTGGACGTGGTTCCCGGCACCGTTTCCCCCTCGGACATCGAGCAGGCCATGCGCTTTGGCCTGACGCTTTGCAAGTTCTTCCCGGCGGAGGCCTATGGCGGCGTGGACGTCCTGAAGGCTCTCGCAGGGCCGTACCGGGAGATCAAATTCCTTCCCACCGGCGGCGTATCGGAGAAAAATATGCTGGATTACCTGGCGCTGTCCAACGTTGCGGCGGTGGGCGGCAGCTTTTTCTGCCCCAACGACCTGGTGCGGGAGAAGAAGTGGAGCGAGATCAGCGCGCTGTGCCAGGGGCTGATCCAAAAAATGCTCGGCTTTGAGCTTGCGCACGTGGGCATCAACACCAAGGACGCTGAGGACGCGAAACAGGTGGCGAGCCGCCTGGCCCTGCTCTTCGGCAAGAGCGTCAAGGAGTTCCCCGGCTCGTATTTCGCCGGTGAGATCGCCGAGGTGATCAAGGGCGAATTCCTCGGCACTATGGGGCATATCGGCGTCAACACTCGTGACATCGACCGGGCGGTGGCCTATTTTGCCCGTGTTGGCGTGGAGCTCGATCAGGACACAGCCGTTATTAACCCCGCGGGCAAGCTGGGCGCAATCTATCTGAAAGAGGAAATCGGCGGGTTCGCGGTGCATCTGCGCCGCGCCTGA
- the kdgK gene encoding 2-dehydro-3-deoxygluconokinase, with amino-acid sequence MKKGVMLIGEPMGLFIAKNEGSLDQVTDYTMVVAGAEFNVAVGLARLEHSVTYMTRLGNDPFGKLIVNVLGKNGIGSEFVSYSEERPTGFMLKSKVSTGDPEIFYFRKNSAASTLSNADVDRLDFSRYGYLHLTGILPALSESTREASFYLIEKARENGLTVSFDPNLRPQLWPSREVMIKTVNDLAAMADYVFPGEAEGDILCGSSDADAIGSYYLGLGAKAVITKVGSKGAYLVTSDHREMVPGFRVEKVVDTVGAGDGFAAGIISALVEGKSLPEAVRRGNAIGAIQVTSIGDNDGLPTREELKKFMGVDAL; translated from the coding sequence ATGAAAAAAGGCGTAATGCTGATCGGTGAGCCGATGGGCCTCTTTATTGCGAAAAATGAGGGCTCGCTCGACCAGGTGACCGACTACACGATGGTGGTGGCCGGCGCGGAATTTAACGTGGCGGTGGGCCTGGCGAGGCTGGAGCACAGCGTCACCTACATGACTCGCCTGGGCAACGACCCCTTCGGCAAGCTCATCGTGAATGTCCTGGGGAAAAACGGCATCGGCAGCGAGTTTGTCAGCTACTCCGAGGAGCGCCCCACAGGCTTTATGCTCAAGAGCAAGGTGAGCACGGGTGACCCGGAGATATTCTATTTCCGCAAAAACTCGGCCGCGTCCACCCTGTCAAACGCGGACGTGGACAGGTTGGACTTTTCCCGGTACGGGTATCTCCACCTGACGGGCATCCTGCCCGCCCTCTCTGAATCGACGCGGGAAGCTTCCTTCTACCTGATCGAGAAGGCGCGGGAGAACGGCCTTACGGTCTCCTTCGACCCCAACCTGCGGCCCCAACTCTGGCCCAGCCGTGAGGTCATGATCAAGACTGTCAACGACCTGGCCGCGATGGCAGACTACGTATTTCCCGGCGAGGCCGAGGGTGACATCCTCTGCGGCAGCAGCGACGCCGACGCCATCGGGTCCTATTATCTGGGGCTGGGCGCGAAGGCCGTGATCACGAAGGTGGGCAGCAAGGGCGCCTACCTGGTGACCTCCGACCACCGGGAGATGGTGCCCGGGTTTCGGGTGGAGAAGGTCGTGGACACCGTAGGTGCGGGCGACGGTTTTGCCGCGGGCATTATCAGCGCGCTCGTTGAGGGGAAAAGCCTGCCTGAGGCGGTTCGCAGGGGCAACGCTATCGGTGCGATCCAGGTGACCAGCATCGGAGACAACGACGGGCTGCCTACCCGGGAAGAGCTGAAAAAATTCATGGGCGTAGACGCCCTGTAA
- a CDS encoding Predicted sugar-phosphate isomerase, with protein MRIALINENSQAPKNELIYNTLKKVVEPMGHAVDNYGMYTGTDKEWLTYVQNGILAAVLLNSGAADYVITGCGTGEGAMLSLNSFPGVICGHVVDPSDAYMFAQINDGNAISMPFAKGFGWGAECNLEYIFEKLFGFESGNGYPPEKRDVERQNKRILDAVRANNFKDLITILKGLDQELLKGALGGKHFKELFYKNAKDAELIAYVKDLIGE; from the coding sequence ATGAGAATCGCACTGATCAATGAGAACAGCCAAGCTCCGAAGAACGAGCTGATTTACAACACGCTGAAGAAGGTTGTCGAGCCCATGGGCCACGCTGTGGACAACTACGGCATGTACACCGGCACCGACAAGGAGTGGCTGACCTATGTGCAGAACGGCATTCTGGCGGCGGTGCTGCTCAACAGCGGCGCTGCGGACTACGTCATCACCGGCTGCGGCACGGGTGAGGGCGCCATGCTGTCCCTCAACAGCTTCCCCGGTGTGATCTGCGGCCATGTGGTGGACCCCAGCGATGCGTATATGTTCGCCCAGATCAACGACGGCAATGCCATCTCCATGCCCTTCGCCAAGGGCTTTGGCTGGGGCGCCGAGTGCAACCTGGAGTATATCTTCGAGAAACTCTTCGGCTTTGAGAGCGGCAATGGATATCCCCCTGAGAAACGCGATGTAGAGCGTCAGAACAAGCGCATCCTAGACGCGGTGCGCGCCAACAACTTTAAAGACCTTATCACCATCCTCAAGGGCCTGGACCAGGAGCTGCTCAAGGGCGCGCTGGGCGGCAAGCATTTCAAGGAGCTCTTCTACAAGAACGCCAAGGACGCTGAGCTTATTGCCTACGTGAAGGACCTCATCGGCGAATAA
- a CDS encoding putative transketolase C-terminal section (Evidence 3 : Function proposed based on presence of conserved amino acid motif, structural feature or limited homology), which translates to MSEMKAIRAAYGDELVKLGGENDKIVVLDADLAHATMTVGFSQRYPERFFNAGIAEGNMVSMAAGLSTMGYIPFCSTFAIFGAGRAYEQVRNSIAYPNFNVKLAMTHAGITLGEDGGSHQAIEDLALMRVIPGMTVIVPCDARETERAVRVAAEMNGPVYLRLARPATKVFEQEMPFEIGKANVLRDGTDVVLFACGIMVATALDCAEALAREGVSAAVVNIHTIKPLDEECVLRMAQRCKKVVAIEEHSVIGGLGDAVASALMGKGDFAFRKIGVQDRFGQSGKPDDLLVEYGLDTESVLAQVRGIL; encoded by the coding sequence ATGAGTGAGATGAAAGCGATCCGCGCCGCTTACGGCGACGAGCTGGTAAAGCTGGGCGGGGAAAACGACAAGATCGTCGTGCTGGATGCCGACCTCGCCCATGCCACAATGACCGTGGGCTTTTCCCAGCGCTATCCCGAGCGCTTTTTCAACGCCGGTATTGCGGAGGGCAACATGGTCTCCATGGCGGCCGGTCTCTCTACGATGGGGTATATCCCCTTCTGCAGCACATTCGCCATTTTCGGCGCGGGGCGCGCCTACGAGCAGGTGCGCAACAGCATTGCCTATCCAAACTTTAACGTAAAGCTGGCGATGACCCACGCGGGCATTACCCTGGGCGAGGACGGCGGCAGTCACCAGGCCATCGAGGACCTCGCGCTCATGCGTGTGATCCCCGGGATGACGGTCATCGTGCCCTGCGACGCGCGGGAGACCGAGCGTGCGGTGCGCGTGGCGGCCGAGATGAACGGCCCGGTGTATCTGCGCCTCGCCCGTCCCGCCACCAAGGTTTTCGAGCAGGAGATGCCCTTCGAAATCGGCAAGGCCAACGTTCTGCGGGATGGTACCGACGTGGTGCTCTTCGCTTGCGGCATCATGGTTGCCACCGCTCTGGACTGCGCCGAGGCACTGGCCCGGGAGGGCGTCAGCGCAGCGGTGGTGAATATCCACACCATCAAGCCCCTGGACGAGGAGTGCGTGCTGCGCATGGCCCAGCGGTGCAAGAAGGTGGTCGCCATCGAGGAGCACAGCGTCATTGGCGGCCTGGGCGACGCGGTCGCCAGCGCGCTTATGGGCAAGGGCGACTTTGCTTTCCGCAAGATCGGCGTGCAGGACAGATTCGGCCAGTCCGGCAAGCCGGACGACCTGCTGGTGGAGTACGGCCTTGATACCGAGAGCGTACTCGCCCAAGTGCGCGGGATTCTGTAA
- a CDS encoding putative transketolase N-terminal section (Evidence 3 : Function proposed based on presence of conserved amino acid motif, structural feature or limited homology), which translates to MDYTELKANCRQMRRDILEMVGGAVSGHPGGSLSMVELVAATYYTQMRVDPKHPDDPNRDRFVLSKGHAAPCYYAVLGEMGFFDKAEFKNFRQLHSILQGHPDAKKVPGVDASTGSLGQGVSIAVGMALGAKTAKNGVRVYTVLGDGELQEGQAWEACTAAAHYKLDNLTIMIDNNGLQIDGTNDEVMGLGNLYARLEAIGLEVIELADGNDLAAVITALERPATPGKPKCILAHTVKGKGVSFMENQVGWHGKAPNAEELAKALKELEGDGNE; encoded by the coding sequence ATGGATTACACAGAGTTAAAAGCAAATTGCAGGCAGATGCGCCGGGACATCCTCGAGATGGTCGGCGGAGCCGTCAGCGGTCATCCGGGCGGATCTCTCTCCATGGTGGAGCTGGTGGCTGCTACCTACTATACGCAGATGCGGGTCGATCCCAAGCACCCTGACGATCCCAACCGTGACCGCTTCGTTCTCAGCAAGGGGCACGCGGCCCCCTGCTACTATGCCGTGCTGGGCGAGATGGGGTTCTTTGACAAGGCGGAATTCAAGAACTTCCGCCAGCTCCACAGCATTTTGCAGGGCCACCCCGACGCGAAGAAGGTTCCGGGCGTGGACGCCTCCACAGGCTCGCTGGGCCAGGGGGTTTCCATCGCGGTGGGTATGGCGCTGGGCGCTAAGACCGCCAAGAACGGCGTGAGGGTATACACTGTTCTCGGCGACGGTGAGCTGCAGGAGGGCCAGGCCTGGGAGGCCTGCACCGCTGCCGCCCACTATAAGCTGGACAACCTCACCATCATGATCGACAACAACGGTCTGCAGATCGACGGAACCAACGACGAGGTCATGGGTCTTGGTAACCTGTACGCCCGGCTGGAGGCCATCGGCCTCGAGGTGATCGAGCTGGCGGACGGCAACGACCTTGCCGCCGTCATCACCGCGCTGGAGCGCCCGGCGACCCCCGGCAAGCCCAAATGCATCCTTGCCCACACGGTCAAGGGCAAGGGCGTCTCCTTTATGGAGAACCAGGTGGGTTGGCACGGCAAGGCGCCTAACGCGGAGGAGCTGGCGAAGGCGCTGAAGGAACTGGAGGGCGACGGCAATGAGTGA
- the rbsC gene encoding Ribose transport system permease protein RbsC encodes MEGMKMSNKTKGAAVAVSPQKGWVSNPVFVWIKRNLGPMIALAAMCLALTLTTSTFAVPTNLLSVLRNVCVNCLIAFGITGVLISGGIDLSVGSVVAASGVLAVRMSNAGIPVPVCVLVALLFGAVIGFFNGLVISNTALPAFIVTLSTQIIVRGVSYILTGGQPTQSTNDVFNNLGTGYLFGLPIPVIIVIVTMVILFFVMNRTGFGRHVYAVGGNIEAARYAGVNVKWVQIRMFMISGTMAALAGVVLAARLYSGQPNVGEGFERDAIAASVLGGTSMSGGVGAMGGTVVGVLIIGVLNNGMNLLKIDTYWQYVVKGGVILGAVYIDYLKKTRGKK; translated from the coding sequence ATGGAGGGAATGAAAATGTCTAACAAAACAAAAGGGGCCGCCGTTGCCGTGTCTCCCCAAAAGGGCTGGGTGTCCAATCCCGTTTTCGTGTGGATCAAGCGCAACCTGGGCCCCATGATTGCTCTGGCGGCGATGTGCCTGGCGCTCACCCTTACCACGAGCACCTTTGCCGTGCCCACGAACCTGCTCAGCGTGCTGCGCAATGTGTGCGTCAACTGCCTGATCGCGTTTGGAATCACCGGCGTGCTCATCAGCGGCGGTATCGACCTCTCGGTTGGCTCCGTCGTGGCGGCCTCAGGCGTGCTGGCCGTGCGTATGTCCAACGCCGGCATCCCGGTCCCTGTGTGCGTACTGGTGGCGCTGCTTTTCGGCGCGGTCATCGGTTTCTTCAATGGGCTTGTCATCTCTAACACCGCCCTCCCCGCTTTTATCGTCACCCTCTCCACACAGATCATCGTCCGCGGTGTGAGCTATATCCTCACCGGCGGCCAGCCCACCCAGAGCACCAACGACGTCTTCAACAACCTCGGCACCGGGTATCTCTTCGGCCTGCCCATCCCCGTCATCATTGTGATCGTCACCATGGTCATCCTGTTCTTCGTGATGAACCGCACGGGATTTGGCCGCCACGTCTACGCGGTGGGCGGCAACATTGAGGCCGCGCGCTATGCGGGCGTGAATGTGAAATGGGTTCAGATCCGCATGTTCATGATCAGCGGCACCATGGCGGCGCTGGCCGGTGTGGTGCTGGCGGCCCGCCTCTACTCCGGGCAGCCCAACGTTGGCGAGGGCTTTGAGCGCGACGCCATCGCGGCCTCCGTCCTGGGCGGCACCTCCATGTCCGGCGGCGTCGGCGCCATGGGCGGCACGGTGGTCGGCGTGCTGATCATCGGCGTGCTCAACAACGGCATGAACCTGCTGAAGATCGACACCTATTGGCAGTACGTCGTCAAGGGCGGCGTGATCCTGGGTGCCGTCTATATCGACTATCTGAAGAAGACGCGCGGCAAAAAGTAA
- the rbsA gene encoding fused D-ribose transporter subunits of ABC superfamily: ATP-binding components (Evidence 2a : Function of homologous gene experimentally demonstrated in an other organism; PubMedId : 10428954, 3011793, 3086314; Product type t : transporter), producing the protein MPSDYVLEMDNIVKTFATNRVLDGVTIQIKPGEVRALMGENGAGKSTLMKILGGIYSADEGSIRIDGENVEIHRVDDARQHGISFIHQEISNVSSMNVAENFFLGHEVRNKLGMIDIKRMHRETRKALDVMGISLPTHRQIAGLSIAQQQMLEIARAINENARIIIMDEPTASLTNNEVEDLFKQIKALKEKNVAIIYISHRMEETFRVCDTVTVLRDGQFIGTKNTAETNERELISMMVGREFENMYGNERAIGGETIMSVEHLSSAAVKDVSFNLKKGEILGFSGLVGAGRTETALALFGIDKMLTGTITIEGKQATIHSPSDAIRAGIALVPEDRKGQGLFLDHSIATNLTFQVLKEYISKLRLNKKKRQGIIEEYQNKLSIRMASVDQLARELSGGNQQKIVISKWLAAKPKVLILDEPTRGIDVGAKAEIYKLMRDLTREGVSIIMISSELPEIINNSSRIAVMSEGRLVKILDPEKDEISQEIIMSYAVDGGNENV; encoded by the coding sequence ATGCCAAGTGATTATGTCCTGGAAATGGACAATATCGTAAAAACATTTGCGACCAACCGTGTTCTGGATGGCGTCACGATTCAAATCAAGCCCGGCGAGGTACGCGCGCTGATGGGTGAGAACGGCGCGGGCAAATCCACGCTGATGAAAATTTTAGGCGGCATTTACAGTGCCGACGAGGGCTCTATCAGAATCGACGGGGAAAACGTCGAGATTCACCGGGTAGACGACGCACGCCAGCATGGCATCAGTTTTATCCATCAGGAGATCAGCAACGTGTCCAGCATGAACGTGGCGGAAAACTTTTTCCTGGGCCACGAGGTGAGGAACAAGCTCGGCATGATTGATATCAAGCGGATGCACCGGGAGACGCGTAAGGCCTTGGATGTAATGGGCATCAGCCTGCCCACCCACCGGCAGATCGCGGGCCTGTCCATCGCTCAACAGCAGATGCTGGAAATCGCGCGGGCCATCAACGAGAACGCCCGTATTATCATCATGGACGAGCCCACGGCTTCCCTGACCAACAACGAGGTCGAGGACCTGTTCAAGCAGATTAAGGCGCTCAAGGAAAAGAACGTCGCCATCATCTATATCTCCCACCGCATGGAGGAGACCTTCCGGGTGTGCGATACCGTAACCGTCCTGCGCGATGGCCAGTTTATCGGTACGAAGAACACGGCCGAGACCAACGAGAGAGAGCTCATCAGCATGATGGTGGGCCGCGAATTCGAGAACATGTACGGCAACGAGCGCGCAATAGGCGGCGAGACCATCATGTCGGTCGAGCACCTGTCCAGCGCGGCGGTAAAGGACGTCAGTTTCAACCTGAAAAAGGGCGAGATATTAGGCTTTTCCGGCCTCGTGGGCGCAGGGCGTACCGAGACGGCGCTGGCGCTGTTCGGCATCGACAAAATGCTTACGGGAACGATCACCATTGAAGGGAAACAGGCTACAATCCACAGTCCTTCCGACGCCATCCGCGCGGGTATCGCTCTGGTGCCGGAAGACCGCAAGGGGCAGGGACTGTTCCTGGACCATAGCATCGCGACCAACCTGACCTTCCAGGTATTGAAGGAGTATATCAGTAAGCTGCGTCTCAACAAAAAGAAGAGACAGGGCATTATAGAAGAGTACCAAAACAAGCTCTCCATCAGAATGGCCTCGGTAGACCAGCTGGCGCGGGAGCTCTCAGGCGGCAACCAGCAGAAAATCGTCATTTCCAAGTGGCTGGCTGCCAAGCCCAAGGTGTTGATTTTAGACGAGCCTACCCGCGGCATCGACGTGGGTGCCAAGGCCGAAATTTATAAACTGATGCGGGACCTCACCCGCGAGGGCGTGTCCATCATCATGATTTCCTCCGAGCTGCCGGAAATCATCAACAACTCCAGCCGTATCGCGGTCATGAGCGAGGGACGGCTTGTCAAGATACTGGACCCCGAGAAAGATGAGATATCTCAGGAAATCATCATGTCCTATGCGGTAGATGGAGGGAATGAAAATGTCTAA
- a CDS encoding putative ABC-type sugar transport system, periplasmic component (Evidence 3 : Function proposed based on presence of conserved amino acid motif, structural feature or limited homology) translates to MKKFAALALSLAMILSLAACGGTAAPSGSASATPSSSASTAPSATTPATSDGTPLKIGISLPNMTNVFFLQIKEGLESALTGPNDEVIVMDANGDQNKQMNDVTDMINQGCNVIGLSPINSEGVRATLEACQEAGVPVIAFNVGVAESSKSLVASTIVSDNEASGHMCAQALAESLGGKGKVVEITFSTTTTCYLRQKGFEDEMAANYPDIEIIQSKDVEKATSDYSQPIMVDFINANPQIDGVFTINDPTARGAIAALKEAGMIDKVKVVSVDGSAEGKDFIRAGEMVASAAQEPVLIGQKTAETAYALLAGQEVEKDVIIPMYIIDATNVDTVAK, encoded by the coding sequence ATGAAAAAGTTTGCAGCTCTCGCACTGTCCCTTGCTATGATTCTGTCCCTGGCTGCCTGCGGCGGAACCGCCGCCCCCTCCGGCTCCGCCTCCGCCACTCCTAGCTCCAGCGCCAGCACCGCTCCCAGCGCCACTACCCCCGCTACCAGCGACGGTACTCCCCTCAAGATCGGCATCTCCCTTCCTAACATGACCAACGTGTTTTTCCTGCAGATTAAGGAGGGCCTCGAGAGTGCTCTCACCGGCCCCAACGACGAGGTCATCGTGATGGACGCCAACGGCGACCAGAACAAGCAGATGAACGATGTCACCGACATGATCAACCAGGGCTGCAACGTCATCGGCCTGTCCCCCATCAACTCCGAGGGCGTCCGTGCCACTCTGGAGGCCTGCCAGGAGGCCGGCGTGCCCGTTATCGCCTTTAACGTGGGCGTAGCCGAGTCCAGTAAGAGCCTGGTTGCTTCCACTATCGTCTCCGACAACGAGGCCTCCGGTCACATGTGCGCTCAGGCTCTGGCCGAGTCGCTGGGCGGCAAGGGCAAGGTCGTTGAGATTACCTTCAGCACCACCACCACCTGCTACCTGCGCCAGAAGGGCTTTGAGGATGAAATGGCTGCCAACTACCCCGACATCGAGATCATCCAGAGCAAGGACGTCGAGAAGGCTACATCCGACTACTCCCAGCCCATCATGGTCGACTTCATCAACGCCAACCCCCAGATCGACGGCGTGTTCACCATCAATGACCCCACCGCCCGTGGCGCCATCGCCGCTCTGAAAGAGGCCGGTATGATCGACAAGGTGAAGGTCGTCTCCGTTGACGGTTCCGCCGAGGGCAAGGACTTCATCCGTGCCGGCGAGATGGTCGCCTCCGCCGCCCAGGAGCCCGTGCTCATCGGCCAGAAGACCGCTGAGACCGCTTATGCCCTGCTGGCTGGCCAAGAGGTGGAGAAGGACGTCATCATCCCCATGTATATCATCGACGCCACCAACGTTGACACCGTAGCGAAGTAA
- the kduD gene encoding 2-dehydro-3-deoxy-D-gluconate 5-dehydrogenase, which yields MDLFDLTGKKAIVTGAAQGLAHGVAEGLMEAGAEVAIIDISDHTEQAAQEFSARGFKAHAVRANLGKREELVEAFNKALGLLGGTIDILVPAAGVQRRHPSEEFPMEDWDFVLNVNLTAVFQLCQLAAREMIKQGSGKIINFASMLAYFGGYTVPAYAASKGGIAQITKAFSNEWASKGINVNAIAPGYMATTMNTGILEDEKRNASITARIPAGRWGTPDDLKGVVVFLASHASDYLSGAVIPVDGGYLGC from the coding sequence ATGGATCTGTTTGACTTAACCGGGAAAAAGGCCATTGTGACGGGCGCTGCCCAGGGTCTCGCCCACGGCGTTGCCGAGGGCCTCATGGAGGCGGGCGCCGAAGTGGCCATCATCGACATCTCCGACCACACCGAGCAGGCGGCCCAGGAATTCAGCGCGCGGGGGTTCAAAGCCCACGCGGTCCGTGCGAATCTGGGCAAGCGCGAGGAACTGGTGGAGGCGTTCAACAAGGCTTTGGGCCTGCTGGGCGGCACCATTGACATCCTGGTTCCCGCCGCCGGCGTGCAGCGCCGCCACCCCTCAGAGGAGTTCCCGATGGAGGACTGGGACTTTGTCCTGAACGTGAACCTCACCGCGGTGTTCCAGCTCTGCCAGCTGGCCGCGCGGGAGATGATCAAGCAGGGCAGCGGCAAGATCATTAACTTTGCCTCCATGCTGGCATACTTCGGCGGCTACACCGTGCCCGCCTACGCGGCCAGCAAGGGCGGCATCGCCCAGATCACCAAGGCCTTCTCCAACGAGTGGGCCAGTAAGGGCATCAACGTGAACGCTATTGCCCCGGGCTACATGGCCACCACCATGAACACCGGCATCCTGGAGGACGAAAAACGCAATGCCTCCATTACGGCTCGCATCCCCGCGGGCCGCTGGGGAACCCCCGATGACCTGAAGGGCGTCGTCGTCTTCCTGGCCTCCCATGCCTCCGACTATCTGAGCGGCGCTGTGATCCCCGTGGACGGCGGCTACCTCGGCTGTTAA